The Streptomonospora litoralis genome window below encodes:
- a CDS encoding TetR/AcrR family transcriptional regulator: MNPRTSADGRRARGERRRAELISATLRVVEAEGVAGVTHRAVAREAGVPASSAVYHFATLDDLLVAALTSVTDTYVEQLNALAEGGSDVAAALAAVVADGSGADRCRVLAEYELTLLAVRRPALRPVVRRYLAALTETAARCTSDPTAVRAAVAAVDGLFLQGLLDERGVSTQEIRDVLNHILGCGADG; this comes from the coding sequence CTGAACCCCCGCACAAGCGCCGACGGCCGCCGGGCCCGCGGCGAGCGCCGCCGGGCCGAGCTGATCTCGGCGACCCTGCGCGTGGTCGAAGCGGAGGGCGTGGCCGGTGTCACCCACCGCGCGGTCGCGCGCGAGGCCGGCGTACCCGCGAGCTCGGCGGTCTACCACTTCGCGACGCTCGACGACCTGCTGGTCGCCGCCCTGACCTCGGTGACCGACACCTACGTCGAGCAGCTGAACGCCCTGGCCGAGGGCGGCTCCGACGTCGCCGCCGCTCTGGCCGCCGTCGTCGCCGACGGCAGCGGCGCCGACCGGTGCCGCGTGCTGGCCGAGTACGAACTCACCCTCCTGGCCGTGCGCCGTCCCGCCCTGCGCCCCGTGGTGCGCCGCTACCTCGCCGCCCTCACCGAAACCGCCGCCCGCTGCACCTCGGACCCCACCGCCGTGCGCGCGGCCGTCGCCGCCGTCGACGGCCTGTTCCTGCAGGGCCTGCTGGACGAACGCGGCGTCTCCACGCAGGAGATCCGCGACGTGCTGAACCACATCCTGGGCTGCGGCGCCGACGGGTAG